AGCAACAAGCCACTTTTCGATGTCGCCAGCAAGATAACATCTCGGAAATTGAGGTGTTGGAACTTGCTGAGACCATAAAATAAAAATAACAGAGAATGAAGCAAAGCAGTGCAATTTTCTTAGTTATGGTAGGCACACCTATACTTCGTTTTAGCTGACTGCCTTGCAGTCTAGGCGAGACCGTCGATACTACCCCAAAAACCGAACTGATTTCAGGAGTTAGGTAGTGGTTCGCGAGAATGATAACGTCCCAGAGGAAGCTAATGATCCCTCGCACCCAGAGCATGATCAGTGGGTGACCGACGTCGCGAAAGCGCTCAACATTGACCTTGCTGCCGCACAGGATGAGCCCCTCATCGCCGGTTCTGTACAGATGCAGGATATGTCCGAGCCTCAAGCTCAGCAAGGTGATATTGATGCACTTCCTGAGTTTGAACGTGAAGCATCTGTTCCGCTTCATCGGGAATTAAACCAACGTACGCGCCGCGAAACACCGCCGGATAACAGCCCAATCAGAGTAAGCGACAAACCTGACGGCACCATGGTTATTGACGCCGCCTCCGTCCCCTCCGCCTTTGAATTTGGGGGATTGCGCGGCCGGAATGCGGGAGCCCTCGGCAATCACTTCAGAGCCTCTGAACATGCTATGGACGTTACGGGCAAATTGGGTCCACCGATCATCGGCGGGGCGGCCAATGCAGCCAATGTCCTCGCCTTTGGCGCGACAGGCGTCTTGCAAGATTACCCCCATATCGAAAATGCTGTCATCAAACGTCCCAATACCTACAGCAACGGGCCGGATCAACCGTTGACGTTCATCGGTGCAGAAATGCTTATTCATGAGGCAAAGATTTTGACGGCTCTTTCTCATTTTGATGAGGCTAAGGGAAGTAAAAATGTGCTGAAGGTAAAAGGCTCTGGCCTGACAGAATTTGGGGAACCTTTTGTAATTACGGAGAAATTGACCGGCGGTAGTCTGGACGCACGGTTGCCGGATGACAAGGGGATGGACGAGGAACCGCTGAATGACTTTGCTGATGGTTTGCTCGCCGGTGTCGCTTTTTTGCAAAAACGTAACATTTTCCATCAAGATCTAAAGGCAGACAATATTCTCTTCCGTGACCCAGAAAGCACCGAACCAATCATTATTGATTTTGATGCAGCCTCTGCCCATGAGGGCATTGCAGCAGACTGTGAAGACGGACAACACTTCAATTATGAAATCGGTGGCGCCCCCAACATTCAACCGCCTGAGCGATTTAAGGATGGTGAGCACATCACTGGCAAAGTGGATTCGTGGGCTGGTGGCCTCTTGCTGGTGGCTGCCGCATCCGGCAAAACAAGCCAGCAAGCACTGATTGATGAACTGCAAATCTTCAGAAATGGCAGTAGCAACGATCAGGCCCAGCTGGACGAGAAGGTTGAGGGACACTTGCTTGAGGTCCCCGAGAACATCAAGGGTGCGATAAAAGGCTTACTGAAACTCTCCCCGGAGGAAAGATTATCCGCCGAACAAGCACTGGACATCGTTAATATGCGCGCAGCTTGAGGGAATACTCCGGTATTGGTGAGGCCTTGGGATATTGCGGGAACGGCAGGGGATTCTGGTCGCAGCATAGACAAAAAGATTTCAGGGCTGATAGACCCTGAAATATAGTTTGCAACAGGCCTTATCTTTGCCAGCGAGCCTTAACGACAGCTATGATAACTACTAAGGTCAAAATAACACTTGCGCCTATAATTGCGGCGTGAATGGCGATCCCTTGATATGGTGGATCAAATTTTGAAACGGCAAATTCCCCGATATGCGTTATTTTTCAGGTACGATTTTTGCACGGGATGGCGCTAATCGAAAACTAGAGAAGTGTCACTTATTGAGAGGGATTGTTTTGAGGTTCACTGATCTGAAGTATCTTGATGGCAGCACAAGCCGCCCCAAAGCCGTTGTCAATATTGACTGTTAGTAGACTTCCTGAGCAACTTGCGAGGCAAGACTGCAATGCAACCTTACCCCCTTGCGCCACCCCGTAACCAATGGACGTGGGCAGAGCGATCACAGGCGCTTTGATAAGTCCACCAAGAACAGTTGGCAGTGCAGCCTCCATTCCAGCGGCTGCAATAATGACTTTATATTTTCTGAGATCTGGTAGGCGGTCCATCAAACGCCAAAGGCCTGTCACGCCCAGATCGTAAAATTCGTCGCAGCCAAACCCGTGATAATTGAGTGTTCGAACAACCTCTTTGCAGACTGGGACATCAGAGGTTCCGCCGGAAACGACAGCAACGTGCGCAGCAGGGGAAAGAGTTTTTTCCCCAAGGATTGCAGTGTTCGATACCACGTCATAATCTATGAGCGTTCTAGCGGCTTCAGAAAGCGAGCTGAATTTCTCACTGGTCAATCTGGTGAGGAGCAATCGGTAACCACTGGAATTGGCAGTCTCGCAAATTCCGTTGATCTGGTCTGGAGACTTGCCTTCGCAAAAGATTGCCTCTTCCAGCCCCGTGCGCACCCGGCGCAATAGATCAAGCTGAACTTCCATTATTGTATCACCTTAAATGCACTGCCTTTTTTATAGGGCGAAAGCAAGATTTTCCGGTTCATCTGATGTTCGGCAACAATCGGCTCTAGTGTGCTGATCAGGGCGTCGCGTTCATCCTCAGGAATACCAAGAAGAACCGGCTCATCAATTTCAACGCTCAATACTTCTGGTTGGACCCGGCACCGAATATTTTCAGCTTCAATCTGTGAGCGGACCTTGCTCTCAATTCTCTCGACCAGTCTCAAATCATCCGGATTGATCTGAATGCCGGTTTCAATGCGGCTGGACAAACATGGTGAGGCCGGAAGCTGAGCAAGATCATCTAACCCAAGAAACTCCGCAATCTGCCTAAGTTCTGCTTTTGAGATCTTAGCTTCAACAAACGGATGGCGAACCTCACGCTCTTTGGCTGCAATCAGGCCTGGGCGATAATCGCTGAGATCATCCAAATTGGTGCCGGATATAATTGTACCCACCTGAAGCATAGCAATAGAGGTATAGAGGCAACTTTTGCAATAATAACAACGGTTTGCAGGATTACGCTTATAATCTGGAGCTGTGATTTCGCCGGAGTTGATCTCAATCAGTTTCCAGCCCAACCGCTTAGCGTAAGTTCTCACGCGCTGACTCGCTTCCTCAGGCACTGCTGCGGAAACGGCATGGACCATGGTGGCTTGCTCACCAAGAATATCGTGGGCAACTGCCGCCAGCGTCATGCTGTCTACACCGCCACTCAAAGCAACACTGCACGTCTTCAAGCCCTTGATGACCGCCCGCAGTTCCTCATATTTTTCACTATTCATTGTTAAGTTCCCCTTTGAGCGTCTTCTCACACTCGCGGCGGATTTCCTCGCGGTGGTGATGGTGGTGTCCATGTTTTGCCAGATCGTCCATTTCCACTTTCAGCGTTTTGCCAATCTCTGGCCGCTCCACCCATTTGATACGCACATCATGTGGGTGTGAGCACAGTTCGCCTCTTCGCAGTGTGAAGCGTTCGGCCTGATACCAACGAATTCCAATTGTGGTGGTCTGAGCAAAAATTTGTTTGGCGATGCGTTCCTGATGACCAGTTTTAACCAGCAGACGGATCTGGTTGGTCATACGGTTCTTTTTGCCGTATCCAGGTGTTTGCAAAAGGTCGAGCACATGATCATCCAGGCGCAGCTGCTCCAAGCCTACGGCAAGCGACTCCGGGCTCTGGTCGTCAATATCGCACTCCATGACAACAATCGTATCGGTGGTCTGTTTCGTTTGACGATCAACAACGCTGACACGAAGAATGTTGCTCATGCCCTCCAGTTTTCGCGAACCGAAACCATGACCATATGCAATTAATCCGCCGGATAGCGCTCTGAAATCTGGCTTAAGCCATGCAAGGATTGCCGCACCGGTCGGTGTGATACGTTCTCCGGTAACGCCATCATCACGAAACACAAACCCTTTCAAAAGCTCCATAGTTGCAGGTGCAGGGACCGGAATAAGGCCATGATCCGTTCGGGCGAGGCCTCCCCCCCATGGCAGAGTAGAAACACTCCAAGAGGCGTCTCCCAATCGGGCAATCAACCACCCTGCGGCAATAATATCTACAATCGAATCCCAGGCACCGACCTCATGAAAGCAGACGTCATCAATAGACTTGCCATGAATGGTTGCCTCCGCTTCGGCAAGTAGAGAAAAAATGCCGTGTGCCTGGCGCTTTGCTTCTGCATCAAGTTCCAGTTTATTCAGCCAGTTGCGGATATTGCTCCAGCTGGCATGGCTATGGTCATGGTCATGGTCGTGGTCGTGGTCATGGTCGTGGTCGTGATCGTGATCGTGATCGTGATCGTGATCGTGATGATGGAGATCATTGGTAGGCAAGGTGACTTTGAATTGCTGACCGCAGAACATCCCATCTGTGTACTGCGCAAGTTCAACATCCGGATTTTCTTCCAAACCCAGAGAGTTGAGTATTTCCAAAAGCGGTTTTCTGAGCCGGGGATTGGCATCCAACATCGCGGCTGCAAACATATCCCCTGCAATACCACCTGTTACATCCAAGTGTACGTGCAGCTGCTTTTTATCCATCCCCCCATCAACGGTGCTCTGATGAAAAGAAGGGGTGGTAACAGTATGTGCGAGTTTTTTTTCTTCTTTGGTACACATGTAAGTTGCCTTATTTTTTCGTTCAGTTCATTCGATCAGCGTTCTGTCTGTGTTTGAGTGTGCGTTCTGGTCAGCCCCTCACCCGTTTCAAATAATGCTTCACTCCCAGCAGCCCGGAGACTGCCTGCGGTTCTTCATAGGGCAGGTCCAAAATTTCTGCGGGGACATTTGTGGGCATAGACCCCACAGGACATGGTTTGGATGCACACTCATGGAAGTTTCGAATATGACAGTTAGCGCAAATGTCGTGATTGACGTGTTCGGTCAGAACCGCGACCGCATCTGCTTTTGATGCGTGGAGATTCTCTTCGCCCAACACATCAGTAACGTGCATTCGCCTTAAGGCGCTTGTCAGCCCAATATAGGAGGCCACTATGTGATAATCGCCCGCATTTGCACGTAGTTTTTCGATTTCATCTATGATCAGATCAGAAGACGACATGTCTATATGACCGATACCTTTTAAGACTAAGAGCTTAAACTTGGCGTCGGGAAACCGTGTTTCGAGGCGGCGAAATTCCTGTTCGATACCTTCCACTGAGCCGAAGAACAGAGACCCCTCGATCCGCAAGATGTTAATCTGCGGGCATTGCTCGAGCTTATATGCTTCAATATCCCGCATCTGCCTGCGACCGTGATAAATTGCTGGTGCAATTGCAGCGACGTCTGTTTTTGCACTTCTATTAATAAACACAATCAGTGAGACAAAGATTCCTGAGAAAATCGAAGTCTCCAGGTTGACGAGGATACCGGTAAAAAAGGTTACGAAGAGAATAGCTGCCTCACTCTGGCTGATAGAGACAATGTGTTTTATCTCTTTAAAATCAATGAGCCTGTAAGCAACGTTTAGGATAATGCCCGCCATCGCCGGAACTGGGATGCTGGAAACAAGCGGAGAAACCATAAACAACAGGCCCACCAGAAATACCGAGGCGAAGATGGCAGAAAATGGTGTTCTTCCGCCAGCTTCTGCGTTGAGAGCCGATCTGGTGAACGACCCTGACCCGGCGTAGGACTGGAGAAACCCGCCGACGATATTGGAAAGCCCCTGCCCGACAATTTCCTGATTTGCATCGTAGCGCTCGCCCCGACGCATGGCAAAGGTGCGACCGATACTAATGGAAGTGAGCAAGCCAATAAATGCAACTGAGATAGCGCTTGGAAGCAGCAAACCAATTTCATGTAAGGATATCTGAGGAATTCCAAATGCAGGCGTAATGGAAGGCAAGTCCTTGAACATTGCGATCCCGGCTTCATCGGCATTGAAAACTTTTCCGACGACCATTCCGACAACAAGCGCAAGAAAATAGGCGGGCAGTTTCTTGCTGATCTTCAGCGAAAGAACAATGGTTCCAAAGGATGCTAAAGCGATACCCAACGCCAGTGGCGAGAAATTCACCAGTTCTCCACTCAAACGCATCAAACGAACAATAACACCGCCACCGCCTTCAACCGAGACTCCAAATGCTCCACTTAACTGTGAAACCGCAATTAGCACTGCTGCTGCTGCTGTAAAGCCGATCATCACCGAATGCGAAATAAAGGAGATCAGGCCTCCCAACCGGCACAAACCGCCGATGAGCTGAAACAGGCCAACCATGATTGTAAGCGCTAAGGCGAACTGAACATAAAGTGGCGTCCCCGGAACAGCCAGCTCAGCAATCGCAGCAAACATGACCGCAGAAATTGCTGTGGTCGGACCGGAAATCATAATGGTAGACGACCCCCAAAGCGCTGCAATAATCGGTGTGATCATTGCTGTGTAAAGGCCATATTGAGGGGGCAGTCCGGCAATGATAGCGAAGGCAACTCCTTGAGGCAGAACAATTGCGGCGTTGGTCAAGCCAGCAATAGCGTCTGCTCTAAGGGAATTCTTGTTCACCTGTTTATGCCAGGAACGAGCGAGTGAAAATGATGATAGAAGACTGTTTGCCATTCTGGGCATTCCGCATAAAAAAGGAAAAATTCAGGTCTTGGAACCAAATCCAGCAGCCTATGAAATTCACAGGTTCAGTTGTCGCGCTGATGTTTAGTCCTTGTGTTCTTTAAGGCCTGGATGGAGCTAGGGCGGCTACTCGCGACCTAATGCCAGTTCGCAGAACCAAAACCGGCATTAGATTCACCGCGGAAAGCTATTTAGGTGCTTGTGATGTGTAGCTTTCGAGTATCCGACACAGTTCATCCACCTGAAAACCAATAGGTGGGGTGAAGTTGGTCAAAGCAATCAAACCACCATCAAGAGCCTCAACACCCGCAAGCATTGCAGCATTTTCACGCTTCAAACCACCGCCATAAACAACCTTTGGAGCAAATCCAATTGTGTCTTTCACTTGCTCTTTGATAAAGCTGGCAATGAATTCAATGTATTCTTGGTCTGGCGGGGTTTTTCCCGGCCCAATCGCCCAGACGGGCTCATATGCTATTACCAGATTTTCCAAGCTCAGTTTTGATGCTGCTTTGGATAGCCCCTCTTTGAGCTGGGTGGCGATAACAGATTTGATCCGTGGCTGCTGATCTTCAAATGAACCAGGGCCTTGTTGTTCAGCTGTTTCACCCACACACAGAACGATCTTCATGTCCTGCTTCAAAGCACAAGATATCTTATCGCCCAGGACAGAGCTGGCGACCTTATTAGCAGCTTTGTCATGCAGATGGTTTTCTGCCTGAATTTCATCAGCAAACAGACCAATGACCTTGCGAAGACCCATACGTTCTTCACAATGACCAATGAGGCAGCTTGCTGCACCAAGTGTTGCCTGAGTACTAGCGATATTGTGAGACGTGAAGGCGCCGAAATTTCCACCGGGGCTGACATCATCAAAGTGGCAGCTTTGCGAACCGATAGCAAAGTTGGTCTTTGTGTCTGCATCAAGTGACGCATATTGCTCCAATGCAAAAGGCAGCATCACATCAGATACAAAAATGCTCAGGTTAAACTGGTCTGCGCACCCCAAACCGGCCTCAGCAATGCGTTGAATGGTCTGTTTAAGCCACTCACCTGGGTGTGTGCCATCACAGACACCACCCAGTTCACGATTAACTTCAAACCTTTTCAGGTTTATCAAGATTTCTTTCTTATTCATACGCCTGACCCCGTCCTAATCCTTATTGCCCAAGTGCATAGCTGCGCGCGTGAATGCATGAGGCAATGCCAGGATGTTTGGATTTTCACCGGTGTAACGGGTTGCATCTTGCAAGGCTTCTTCAAAAGTGGCGCGCGTTTTCATGCCCATGCCGCGAGCAAAGCCCGGTTCTTGAGCACCGACAATATAAACAGCCTTGGTATTCATCTCAGCGATGTGACCACAAGACGTCATGGAGAAGCCGTGGAATGGGTGATACCCGTAGTTAAACCGGTACTTCTTGATCATTTCCTCATCGAGGGAGAGATACTCGATATGCTTGTTCAGATCGACAAGTGTGTTGTGATACTCGCTCTGGAACAGGTCATATAGTTTGCGATAGGAGGGAAACTCCTCGTCATGGAAATACCCATTGCAAAGAGATGAGCAAATGACAACACAGTTGTCGGTCATGACTCGTTTGTGGCGGACGATCTGCGCTGCGATTGCTTGCATCATCAATACGGGATTGGTGCCATGTCCATTGCCGTAGTGAAAGTTCTGCGGCATGCCGAACATCATGATGTCGTACTTTTTAGTCGCCCAGTTTGCATAGGTCCGCTTATCAGCAACTTCAAAGCTCAGGGGTTGAATATCCCCACACCCACCAGCGAAGACAGCGATCTGTTTACCAAATGTATCAAGGACAGCATCACAGGTGAAGAACTTATTACCCATGCATTTTTCCATCCATTTGCCGATTTGGTCAAACTTCTGGCGCATCAGGCTGTGTTTATTGACAGGAGTAAAGTCATCACGATGCATAACCCGAGGAATGTGGTGCGATGCGATGCATTCCCAATTGGTGATGCCGGTGGCGGTATGTTTGTAGCCGCCGGAGTACCCACCATATGGATTACCAAGCGTATGCCCGATCATGACAACCAAATCGGAGTCATAAACGGTCTTGTTCATGACAACTTTGTCGCCGTGTTCATTGCGGCCCAGATCAACGAGGTTGTCCCAGTCTTCACTGTCGTGGTTTGTGACCTGCCCCTCCCAGTAGTATGCATTAAATACTTCCGGGCCTAGAATCTCAAGCAGTTCCTGTTCCGTGTTTTTCCTGTGCAGGCCATTGCTGCAAATCAGGGCGATGTCTTTTTTCTCGACACCAGCTTTGAGGCATTCCTCCAATACAATAGGAATGGAAACGCGCCGGTGTGCCGTATCGTGGGAGCCGCCTTTGACACGATCCGGGAACACGATTGTGATTTTTGAGCCCCTGCTTACGCTTTGGCTTATTGGAGGCATGCCAATCGGGTTAAGGATGGCTTCACGTGTTGCTGCAATAGGATCTTCCAGATGTGCTGGATCCTTAACAGTCTCGCCAGGAATAAAAATGTCAGCGCTGTCTGGCAGCTCTGCTGGCATAAACCCTGAACCATATTCGAACTGTACTGTCTTCATGAAAGTCTCATAAATCTCTTGAGGTCCAAACCTGAGCTTTGCTTATGCGCGGCCGCTACTGCCAAAAACGCGCATCACTCTGGAAGAATGCTCTTGAGTGGCTGATACGGCTGTCAGGATGGCGTCGTGATAGTACTCATCTTCAGCCTCATGAAAGGCTTTCTGGCATTGTTTTGCCACGTCATGCGACATCTGGGTGAAGTAGTTGATTTTTGCAACACCATGGCGAATGGCTTCATGGAAGGCGCTGTCTTCCAGACCGGAACCACCATGCATAACAAGCGGGACGCTTACTTTTTCCCGAATGGAGCGCAAACGCTCAAAATCAAGTTTCGGATCACCTTTGTAAAGGCCATGCGCTGTTCCAAAAGCGACTGCAAGCGCGTCTACTTCTACAGCTTCCATAAAACGAACGGCCTGTTCAGGAGTTGTCAGAAGGTCATCTGTGATCTCTGTGTTATCCTGCTCTTCGTCACCGGTTTCAGTATTTCCAACCTTACCAATTTCGGCCTCAACAGAAGCTCCAAAATACTTGGCAATCCGTACAACTTCGATAGTGTTTGCAATATTTTCTTCGATTGGCAGAGCGGAACCATCATACATAACAGATGAAAAGCCCTGTCTTAATGCGCGAATACACACATCAACGGACTTACCGTGATCTAGATGGGTCACCACAGGAACTGTAGCTTCTGCCGCCAATTGCTTCATGACCGGCGCCATGATTTCCAGTGGAGTAAAGCGGAATTGTCCCTGACCAAGATTCAAGATGATTGGTGAGCGCTCAGCTTCAGCTGCCAATATAAGGCCGCGTGCCAGGTTGACGTCAACTGCATTGAAGCTTGGGACTGCATAGTTATTCTGTCGGGCGTCATCCAGTACTTCCCGCAATGTTACTAAAGGCATCTGTTACTCCTGTATATTATTATTTATAAATTCGAGAACTTGCGCTTTTTGCGGAATGCCGGCGCGCCCACCGACTTGTGTACACTTGAGCGCAGCGGTTGCACTCGCGAAGCGAACGGCTTCTACGCATTGCGCTTTTTCGGAAATTGCAAGGGCAAGAGCGCCATGAAAGACATCGCCAGCGCCGGTGGTATCAACCACATCGACTTGGTAGGCTGGAAGGTGCTGCAATTTTCCACCCTCAAGCCAAAAACAACCCTTTTCGCCCTGCGTCACATAAACGGTTCCCTTGACGAACTGCTGCGCGATCTTCAGTGCCTCTTCAGTATTGTCCGTTTTTGAGAAATCGCGGAGCGCTGGATGGGAAAAGGCAACATGAGTACCCAGAGGAAGTAGCTTCCGAAGACCTTCACCGCCGATATCTGCATCAATCACGGTTTCAATGTTTAGCTCTCGGGCAAGAGACAGAATGCGCTCTGCACCTTCTGGCCATGTGCAATCACAAAGCACGCAATCAACGCCATCGAGCATTGTCTCATCAATCCAAGCCGCATCTGTCGGCATATTGAGATCTTTGAGAACGGTGATCTGACGCTCACCCCGTTTGTCAACATGAACCACGGCACTGGGTGAGAGAACAGAATCGAACTTGCGAAGAAATCTGGTATCTACATTATACTTTGCAAAATCCAGAGTGATTTGATCTCCAACAGTGTCGTTACCCTGGCGACCCGCAAAGAAAACGCGAGCACCCAAGCGAGCCGCTGCGACGGCAGCAGTCGCTGCGACGCCACCTCCAACTTCCAAGAGTTGATTTGAGAAATACTTGGTGGCTTGCGATGGAATTTCTTCAACAGAATAGATCCTGTCCCAAGTACTATTTCCAAGACACAGTATAATTGGCATAAGCTTGAACTTTCCAAAAATGACCAAATGCTCTTTTTTGCAGCATCAGTTGCACTCTACAAACCCGGTCACAAAGCGATGTTCGAAGATTTATTTTTAATGGCAGCAAGAGAGCGACATCACTTTGTGTTGCTTCCCTTTCGTTTAAACTACCATACTCGTTGATATTTGTCTGTTCAAGCATAATAATGATCATTATAGTATATTATTGTAACATTCTGGAATAATTACTGTTCACTGCTTACCAAATTTCTCATTTATCGACACATATCAACATAAATGACAAATAATTTACAAAAAATACGTACTTTGCCCAATTTTCGCGTTTAGAAATTAGTATATCACAAAGATGTATTTTGGCGAGTTAGCTTGTGAATCTAGTAGTATTATCAATACCTGGAGTATTGATAATGTCTTGCAGGCTTTCGCTAAGTAAATACGCGGGAGTTGAAAATAGAGGGTTTAGAAGTGCTACTATCAACAAAAGCGATCAAGACATCCGTAATTGCGCTCTCATTCATGGCTGCCAGCAGCATTGCGAGCGCCGCCGATTATTCCATGACTTTGGCAACGACAACCGCCGACGGCACGCCGTGGTCAACCACAGTTCAGACATTCCAGAAGTATGTTGATGAACTCAGCGAAGGGCGCGTAAACATTGATCTGAGCATCGGTGGAGCGCTCGGAAATGACGTACAGCTTTTGCAAAAGACACAACTTGGTAGCCAAGTTCAAAGTGCCGGTTCATCTGCTGCTAATACCGGCGCTGTGGTTCCAGCTGCCCGTGTTATGGACATTCCATTCATCATTAAAGATGCAAAACAGGGAATGGATATTTTCTACCCTAATGGGCGTCTGAGTGGTGAGGTTACTGATACATTCCAGAAGAACCTGCATAAGAAAAATCTGCATCTTCTTGCAGTTGTTCCATTTGAATTCCGCGGCTTAATGACTTCTGAAAAGTCTATCCGCACTCCTTCTGACCTTGAGGGACTTAAAATTCGGGTGACACCAAGTGTTGTTGAACGCAACATCATTACAAAACTCGGCGGCGGCCCAACCACTCTGGGTATTTCTGAAGTTTATACTGCATTGCAAACCGGTACAGTCGATGGTTTAGCAATCCCACCAGCAACCGCCGTTGCATTCGCTCTACACGAAGTCGGTAAAAAATTGAATGTGCTGAACCTTCAGCCACATGGCACCTTGTACTTCGTGAACTACAAGACATGGAAAGGCTTCCCTCAGGACGTACGTGATGTGATCCAGGAAGCTGCTGATAAAGCAGTTATGGAAACTATCCCTGAGTTTGAGGCAAACCTCGACGTAGCTTACAAAGCGCTTGAAGCTCAAAATGTGGAAGTTTACTTCCCTACAGACGCAGAGCGTGAAGAATTCCGTACAGTGATCCAAGATAGCTCTGCTGCAATCGCCATCAAAGATTTCAATGATGACGAAATGGAATTCTACAACGCCGTTAAAGCAGCGACCGCAAAGCTGAAATAATTAGAACGTTTGGGCTCCCCACGGGAGCCCTTTCGCTTTTTTTTTGGAGTACGTGAGTTGATTATAAAAATAATAAGGTTGGTCGCCGACAGATTTGAGGAATTTGTTTGTAGCGTTTTACTTGGGTATTTGGCTTTATCGCTAAATTTCGAAGTTTTTATTCGTTACGTGCTGAACTCACCAAGCGCATATACCGATGAAATCGCAAGAATAATTATGATCTCGATTGTTTTCATGGGCGTGCCATGGGCCGTGAAAGCTGACCGACACGTGATCATTGACTTGTTGCCCGA
This region of Pseudovibrio sp. Tun.PSC04-5.I4 genomic DNA includes:
- a CDS encoding triose-phosphate isomerase, whose translation is MNKKEILINLKRFEVNRELGGVCDGTHPGEWLKQTIQRIAEAGLGCADQFNLSIFVSDVMLPFALEQYASLDADTKTNFAIGSQSCHFDDVSPGGNFGAFTSHNIASTQATLGAASCLIGHCEERMGLRKVIGLFADEIQAENHLHDKAANKVASSVLGDKISCALKQDMKIVLCVGETAEQQGPGSFEDQQPRIKSVIATQLKEGLSKAASKLSLENLVIAYEPVWAIGPGKTPPDQEYIEFIASFIKEQVKDTIGFAPKVVYGGGLKRENAAMLAGVEALDGGLIALTNFTPPIGFQVDELCRILESYTSQAPK
- the larE gene encoding ATP-dependent sacrificial sulfur transferase LarE, whose product is MNSEKYEELRAVIKGLKTCSVALSGGVDSMTLAAVAHDILGEQATMVHAVSAAVPEEASQRVRTYAKRLGWKLIEINSGEITAPDYKRNPANRCYYCKSCLYTSIAMLQVGTIISGTNLDDLSDYRPGLIAAKEREVRHPFVEAKISKAELRQIAEFLGLDDLAQLPASPCLSSRIETGIQINPDDLRLVERIESKVRSQIEAENIRCRVQPEVLSVEIDEPVLLGIPEDERDALISTLEPIVAEHQMNRKILLSPYKKGSAFKVIQ
- a CDS encoding lactate racemase domain-containing protein, with amino-acid sequence MKTVQFEYGSGFMPAELPDSADIFIPGETVKDPAHLEDPIAATREAILNPIGMPPISQSVSRGSKITIVFPDRVKGGSHDTAHRRVSIPIVLEECLKAGVEKKDIALICSNGLHRKNTEQELLEILGPEVFNAYYWEGQVTNHDSEDWDNLVDLGRNEHGDKVVMNKTVYDSDLVVMIGHTLGNPYGGYSGGYKHTATGITNWECIASHHIPRVMHRDDFTPVNKHSLMRQKFDQIGKWMEKCMGNKFFTCDAVLDTFGKQIAVFAGGCGDIQPLSFEVADKRTYANWATKKYDIMMFGMPQNFHYGNGHGTNPVLMMQAIAAQIVRHKRVMTDNCVVICSSLCNGYFHDEEFPSYRKLYDLFQSEYHNTLVDLNKHIEYLSLDEEMIKKYRFNYGYHPFHGFSMTSCGHIAEMNTKAVYIVGAQEPGFARGMGMKTRATFEEALQDATRYTGENPNILALPHAFTRAAMHLGNKD
- a CDS encoding protein kinase; this translates as MVRENDNVPEEANDPSHPEHDQWVTDVAKALNIDLAAAQDEPLIAGSVQMQDMSEPQAQQGDIDALPEFEREASVPLHRELNQRTRRETPPDNSPIRVSDKPDGTMVIDAASVPSAFEFGGLRGRNAGALGNHFRASEHAMDVTGKLGPPIIGGAANAANVLAFGATGVLQDYPHIENAVIKRPNTYSNGPDQPLTFIGAEMLIHEAKILTALSHFDEAKGSKNVLKVKGSGLTEFGEPFVITEKLTGGSLDARLPDDKGMDEEPLNDFADGLLAGVAFLQKRNIFHQDLKADNILFRDPESTEPIIIDFDAASAHEGIAADCEDGQHFNYEIGGAPNIQPPERFKDGEHITGKVDSWAGGLLLVAAASGKTSQQALIDELQIFRNGSSNDQAQLDEKVEGHLLEVPENIKGAIKGLLKLSPEERLSAEQALDIVNMRAA
- a CDS encoding SulP family inorganic anion transporter, which codes for MANSLLSSFSLARSWHKQVNKNSLRADAIAGLTNAAIVLPQGVAFAIIAGLPPQYGLYTAMITPIIAALWGSSTIMISGPTTAISAVMFAAIAELAVPGTPLYVQFALALTIMVGLFQLIGGLCRLGGLISFISHSVMIGFTAAAAVLIAVSQLSGAFGVSVEGGGGVIVRLMRLSGELVNFSPLALGIALASFGTIVLSLKISKKLPAYFLALVVGMVVGKVFNADEAGIAMFKDLPSITPAFGIPQISLHEIGLLLPSAISVAFIGLLTSISIGRTFAMRRGERYDANQEIVGQGLSNIVGGFLQSYAGSGSFTRSALNAEAGGRTPFSAIFASVFLVGLLFMVSPLVSSIPVPAMAGIILNVAYRLIDFKEIKHIVSISQSEAAILFVTFFTGILVNLETSIFSGIFVSLIVFINRSAKTDVAAIAPAIYHGRRQMRDIEAYKLEQCPQINILRIEGSLFFGSVEGIEQEFRRLETRFPDAKFKLLVLKGIGHIDMSSSDLIIDEIEKLRANAGDYHIVASYIGLTSALRRMHVTDVLGEENLHASKADAVAVLTEHVNHDICANCHIRNFHECASKPCPVGSMPTNVPAEILDLPYEEPQAVSGLLGVKHYLKRVRG
- a CDS encoding LarC family nickel insertion protein — its product is MDKKQLHVHLDVTGGIAGDMFAAAMLDANPRLRKPLLEILNSLGLEENPDVELAQYTDGMFCGQQFKVTLPTNDLHHHDHDHDHDHDHDHDHDHDHDHDHDHSHASWSNIRNWLNKLELDAEAKRQAHGIFSLLAEAEATIHGKSIDDVCFHEVGAWDSIVDIIAAGWLIARLGDASWSVSTLPWGGGLARTDHGLIPVPAPATMELLKGFVFRDDGVTGERITPTGAAILAWLKPDFRALSGGLIAYGHGFGSRKLEGMSNILRVSVVDRQTKQTTDTIVVMECDIDDQSPESLAVGLEQLRLDDHVLDLLQTPGYGKKNRMTNQIRLLVKTGHQERIAKQIFAQTTTIGIRWYQAERFTLRRGELCSHPHDVRIKWVERPEIGKTLKVEMDDLAKHGHHHHHREEIRRECEKTLKGELNNE
- the larB gene encoding nickel pincer cofactor biosynthesis protein LarB, whose product is MEVQLDLLRRVRTGLEEAIFCEGKSPDQINGICETANSSGYRLLLTRLTSEKFSSLSEAARTLIDYDVVSNTAILGEKTLSPAAHVAVVSGGTSDVPVCKEVVRTLNYHGFGCDEFYDLGVTGLWRLMDRLPDLRKYKVIIAAAGMEAALPTVLGGLIKAPVIALPTSIGYGVAQGGKVALQSCLASCSGSLLTVNIDNGFGAACAAIKILQISEPQNNPSQ